A genomic window from bacterium includes:
- a CDS encoding pentapeptide repeat-containing protein: MTDSHNVSRSLVLDQAVGRQINFDDFDIVTTNSPDFLNCSLTGTVKRSHGVKDPNFKYCTLDQLVLIGIDLNQTDFNDCHLRAVTFEKCNMDGAGFKVSSIENSVFRETNITLTNFGDSEFFDVRFESCDFSRMLIKGCRFYRCQFVYCKTTNKLFESCILVDCTFEGMELQIQSIWDNFGFRSQHLTGTRLRTARTSEAFAYVLPDDLATYVDTKLLTALQLFSIEYFLPDNESRVYAALDQVFHLESWIEYTRSSRSFALVLNTCAEFLLYLFKHEELPYTPFSNATL; encoded by the coding sequence ATGACGGATTCTCACAATGTTTCGCGATCCCTAGTTCTCGATCAAGCGGTGGGTCGTCAGATCAATTTCGATGACTTCGATATTGTCACTACCAATAGTCCTGATTTCTTGAATTGCTCGCTTACAGGCACAGTGAAGCGTTCTCATGGTGTGAAGGATCCAAATTTCAAGTACTGTACCTTGGACCAGCTTGTTTTGATTGGAATTGACCTCAATCAGACTGACTTCAACGATTGTCATTTGAGGGCCGTGACTTTTGAGAAGTGCAATATGGATGGAGCCGGATTCAAGGTCTCCAGTATTGAGAATTCAGTCTTTAGAGAGACGAACATTACTTTGACCAATTTCGGCGATTCTGAATTTTTCGACGTTCGATTTGAATCATGTGACTTTTCAAGAATGCTAATTAAGGGCTGTCGCTTCTATCGATGCCAGTTTGTGTATTGCAAGACGACAAACAAGCTCTTTGAGTCATGTATTCTAGTTGACTGCACGTTTGAGGGCATGGAGCTACAGATTCAGAGCATTTGGGACAACTTTGGATTTCGATCTCAACATTTGACAGGAACGCGGCTTAGAACTGCTCGGACGAGTGAGGCATTTGCGTATGTTCTGCCAGATGATCTCGCTACCTATGTTGATACTAAGCTACTGACAGCTCTTCAACTTTTTAGTATTGAGTACTTCTTGCCAGATAACGAGAGCAGAGTCTATGCCGCTCTCGACCAAGTCTTTCATCTAGAGTCCTGGATAGAATATACACGCTCTTCCAGATCGTTTGCACTGGTATTGAACACCTGTGCAGAGTTTCTGCTCTATCTTTTCAAGCACGAGGAGCTGCCCTATACCCCATTCTCAAATGCCACTCTTTAA
- a CDS encoding tyrosine-type recombinase/integrase, which produces MNTMIAAFIETQRARKNVSIRTVKAYRCDLESLKKFFPDQNTDDLATINLTEYLNVLRNRGLVASSIKRHIATLKVFFKFVKEKGYAQNVPLFSIDEKFHVGRRLPRVMAREEIRSLIATAYERGRKRVNLTENQRFLGVRNTLIIELLFSLGLRIDELTSLRISDINFEEGSILVLGKGRKERVLFMPNDGLTKLVRRYLKLRNSINSGHDFLLLNRSGNRLSNCAVERVFRSICDHAGLKRHYTPHCLRHSMATLLIENGADLRSVQEILGHSSITTTQIYVHVSSTRKKEVLRTFHERNKMSFAQ; this is translated from the coding sequence ATGAATACAATGATTGCAGCATTTATCGAGACTCAAAGGGCCCGAAAAAATGTCTCTATCCGTACCGTCAAAGCTTACCGTTGCGATCTCGAGTCGCTAAAGAAGTTCTTCCCAGACCAAAATACCGACGACCTAGCGACAATCAATCTGACAGAGTACCTGAATGTGTTACGAAATCGTGGCCTAGTTGCTTCAAGTATCAAGCGGCACATTGCCACCCTCAAAGTGTTCTTCAAGTTCGTTAAAGAGAAAGGATATGCTCAAAACGTGCCGTTGTTTTCTATTGACGAGAAGTTTCACGTTGGCAGAAGGCTGCCGCGTGTCATGGCTCGTGAGGAGATTCGTTCGCTAATTGCTACCGCCTATGAACGAGGTAGGAAGCGCGTGAACCTCACTGAGAACCAGAGATTTCTTGGTGTTCGAAATACCCTGATAATAGAGCTTCTCTTCTCCTTGGGATTAAGAATCGATGAACTGACCTCGTTACGGATTAGTGATATCAATTTCGAAGAAGGCTCTATTCTTGTCCTTGGGAAGGGACGTAAGGAGCGTGTGCTCTTCATGCCAAATGATGGGTTGACCAAATTGGTACGAAGATACCTCAAGCTGCGAAATAGTATCAATAGCGGCCATGACTTTCTCTTACTGAACCGGTCCGGAAATCGGCTGAGCAACTGTGCGGTGGAGCGAGTTTTTAGGAGCATTTGTGACCACGCAGGGCTGAAACGCCACTACACACCTCATTGTCTACGTCACAGCATGGCAACATTATTGATTGAAAATGGGGCCGATTTGAGATCGGTTCAGGAGATTCTAGGGCACAGTAGTATCACAACAACCCAGATCTATGTGCACGTTAGTTCAACCAGGAAGAAGGAGGTTCTAAGAACATTTCATGAAAGGAACAAGATGAGTTTCGCTCAATAA
- a CDS encoding ImmA/IrrE family metallo-endopeptidase, whose protein sequence is MRNVNAEMLILARESRGLTQRQLADMVEIAQSAISKYENGLLDVPEEHVTDIANALDYPESLFSRRDSIEGSGSTCMYHRKRQTLPVHELRRIHAYTILTMIRVARLLRSASMEPAYPFPRYDVNEYGGPDVIAGLVRRAWRLPMGPIKDLTAVIENAGGVIIPLSFGTRKLDAISQWPVGMPPMFFINSDMPFERIRFSLAHELGHLIMHAIPTPEQEPEADEFASSFLMPEEVIRRDLRFLSIPNALQLKPTWRVSMQAIIYRAYHLGEISESKYRRLFTDIGRMGYRLREPTPIDPEEATTLQRLAKLHLEDQRYSLKELCGLLDISEVELKRDFLGMSGTKITMIGEK, encoded by the coding sequence ATGAGAAATGTAAACGCCGAAATGTTAATTTTGGCCCGCGAATCGCGCGGACTCACTCAGAGACAATTGGCTGATATGGTCGAAATTGCCCAGTCAGCAATATCTAAGTACGAGAATGGATTGTTGGATGTCCCAGAAGAGCATGTCACGGATATTGCCAATGCTCTTGATTATCCGGAGTCGCTATTTAGCAGACGGGACAGTATCGAGGGCTCCGGCAGCACCTGCATGTATCATAGAAAACGGCAGACATTACCAGTTCACGAGCTTCGCCGAATTCATGCCTATACCATTTTGACGATGATTCGCGTCGCGCGGCTTCTACGCAGTGCCTCAATGGAGCCGGCTTATCCATTCCCTCGCTATGATGTTAACGAGTATGGGGGGCCAGACGTGATTGCCGGTCTTGTTCGAAGAGCTTGGCGACTTCCTATGGGCCCGATAAAGGATCTCACCGCTGTAATCGAAAATGCCGGTGGAGTAATTATCCCTCTGAGCTTTGGCACGAGAAAACTGGACGCTATCAGTCAATGGCCGGTCGGCATGCCGCCAATGTTCTTCATCAACTCGGACATGCCATTCGAACGAATACGCTTTTCGCTTGCCCATGAATTGGGCCATTTAATAATGCATGCGATCCCAACTCCAGAACAAGAACCGGAGGCCGACGAGTTCGCTTCGTCTTTCCTGATGCCGGAAGAGGTAATCAGGCGCGATCTCCGATTTCTGTCCATTCCGAATGCCCTCCAGTTGAAGCCGACCTGGCGTGTTTCCATGCAGGCGATAATCTATAGGGCGTACCACCTCGGAGAGATATCCGAGAGTAAGTACCGTCGATTGTTTACTGACATTGGTAGGATGGGCTATCGTTTGAGGGAGCCAACGCCTATCGACCCAGAAGAGGCAACAACATTACAAAGGCTGGCCAAATTGCACTTGGAGGATCAACGCTATTCGCTGAAGGAGCTTTGTGGGTTATTAGACATTAGCGAGGTCGAGTTAAAGCGTGACTTCTTGGGGATGTCTGGTACCAAAATTACGATGATAGGAGAAAAATAA
- a CDS encoding ThiF family adenylyltransferase, with product MLGTDGQALLERTCIGIVGVGGTGSAVAEQLTRLGVGKIVLVDDDRLDESNLSRVYGSYPGQLPKHRGIKKATKLHPPKVEIVAQHLRNIDPRIQIESIFGNVAVTDDLIHLLGCDAIMLCTDEHWGRSVINQISYQYLIPVVNMGVRVDAPSGIIQGATGVVHAIGPDKPCLWCYQYLNAKRIAAESMPPEVREERIRENYVEGNGPAPMVISLTSTVSSLAVTELLHVLTDFRGERAIHALRYDILDMSFSRCTAARGTSCVCSKVESYGDLGPLPSIDDRGHVERCRLR from the coding sequence ATGCTCGGCACGGACGGACAGGCTCTGCTTGAGCGCACGTGTATCGGTATTGTCGGCGTGGGAGGTACTGGCTCTGCTGTAGCAGAGCAACTCACCCGGTTAGGTGTGGGAAAAATAGTCCTGGTGGATGATGACCGGCTTGACGAATCAAACCTCTCTCGCGTGTACGGTTCATATCCCGGTCAGTTGCCGAAACACCGCGGGATCAAGAAAGCAACAAAACTCCATCCACCGAAAGTTGAGATTGTAGCTCAACATCTACGTAACATTGACCCCCGGATTCAAATCGAGTCAATATTCGGGAATGTCGCCGTAACCGATGATCTCATTCACCTTCTGGGCTGTGATGCCATTATGCTGTGCACTGACGAACACTGGGGGCGCAGTGTGATAAATCAGATTAGTTATCAATACTTGATCCCCGTCGTCAACATGGGGGTCCGTGTGGATGCCCCATCCGGCATCATACAGGGCGCAACCGGAGTGGTTCATGCGATCGGTCCTGACAAGCCATGCCTCTGGTGTTATCAGTATCTGAATGCAAAACGTATTGCCGCCGAATCGATGCCACCGGAAGTCCGGGAAGAACGAATTCGGGAAAACTATGTTGAAGGCAATGGGCCGGCTCCGATGGTCATTTCGCTGACCTCGACCGTGTCGTCCTTGGCCGTGACCGAATTATTACACGTGCTAACCGACTTCAGGGGGGAACGTGCCATTCACGCGCTCAGATACGATATTCTTGATATGTCGTTTTCGAGGTGTACGGCCGCTCGTGGAACTAGCTGCGTATGTTCAAAAGTGGAAAGTTATGGAGATCTCGGACCGCTGCCGTCAATAGATGACCGTGGTCATGTGGAACGGTGTCGGCTTCGATAA
- a CDS encoding Fic family protein: protein MKNTPIQVGENKQQPEGYKAFIPNKFPPDSGFDCSKELVLKHSEAERLLGKLDGITQLLPDVDFFLLMYVRKDAASSSQIEGTQATMIDAIEAESKTAEKLPKDVDDILHYIKALNYGLERLKEFPLSLRFIRELHKALMEGARSSHHSDPGEFRRSQNWIGGTTPANARFVPPPPHEMQRALNDFENFLQAKDDVLPLFKVALIHSQFETIHPFLDGNGRTGRLLITMYLWLHGLLERPVLFLSSYFKKHQQLYYDRLDGYHNGQVEPWLDFVLDGIIETAQQATITAKNITVLREEDLNKVMALGKTAAESGVLVLRRLFALPIVNVNTVSEWTGFTRQGAQRVIERFVELEILEQKDKTEKYGRSFMYRRYVQAFLKE, encoded by the coding sequence ATGAAAAACACCCCAATCCAAGTCGGAGAAAACAAACAACAGCCAGAAGGCTATAAGGCGTTTATTCCCAACAAGTTCCCACCCGATTCAGGCTTTGATTGCTCAAAGGAGCTAGTCCTCAAACATTCGGAAGCCGAGCGGCTACTTGGGAAACTGGACGGAATTACGCAACTACTGCCAGACGTGGATTTTTTCCTGCTAATGTACGTCCGAAAGGATGCCGCGTCATCCAGCCAAATCGAGGGCACCCAAGCGACGATGATCGATGCTATAGAAGCTGAATCCAAAACAGCCGAGAAGTTGCCGAAGGATGTAGACGACATTCTGCATTACATAAAGGCGCTCAACTACGGTCTTGAACGACTCAAGGAATTCCCCTTGAGTCTTCGATTCATTCGTGAACTCCACAAGGCCTTAATGGAGGGAGCCCGAAGCAGTCATCACTCCGACCCTGGAGAATTCCGACGTAGTCAGAACTGGATCGGCGGAACAACTCCAGCTAATGCGCGATTCGTCCCTCCCCCACCCCATGAAATGCAACGGGCACTCAATGATTTTGAGAACTTCCTGCAGGCGAAGGATGACGTTCTGCCTCTTTTCAAGGTAGCACTGATTCATTCACAGTTCGAAACGATCCACCCATTTCTTGACGGAAACGGTCGCACGGGACGACTGCTCATAACAATGTACCTATGGCTACATGGGTTGCTCGAACGACCGGTGCTATTTCTCTCGTCATATTTCAAGAAGCATCAGCAGCTCTATTATGACCGTCTCGACGGCTACCATAATGGACAGGTGGAACCATGGCTAGACTTCGTACTGGACGGCATTATAGAGACGGCTCAACAAGCCACGATAACTGCGAAAAATATTACTGTACTGCGTGAGGAAGATCTTAACAAGGTTATGGCTCTTGGCAAGACTGCCGCAGAAAGTGGCGTGCTCGTATTACGCAGACTATTTGCGTTGCCTATCGTCAATGTCAACACCGTTAGCGAATGGACCGGCTTCACGCGCCAAGGCGCTCAACGAGTGATCGAACGTTTTGTTGAGCTTGAAATCCTTGAACAGAAGGATAAGACAGAGAAGTACGGAAGGTCTTTTATGTATCGCCGATACGTGCAAGCGTTTCTGAAGGAATAG
- a CDS encoding multiubiquitin domain-containing protein, which produces MIDNTSQDNSPTKTVTIIVNGREKQYDGKRISFEQVVTLAFGTYEDNENIVYTVTYSKGEDKKEGSMVKGDDVKVKDGMIFNVSRTDKS; this is translated from the coding sequence ATGATAGATAATACTTCGCAAGATAACTCGCCCACCAAGACCGTCACGATAATCGTTAATGGTCGCGAGAAACAATACGATGGGAAGCGTATTTCGTTCGAGCAAGTCGTCACCTTGGCATTTGGAACGTATGAAGACAACGAAAACATCGTTTACACAGTGACCTACAGCAAGGGCGAAGACAAAAAAGAAGGCAGCATGGTCAAGGGCGATGACGTGAAGGTTAAGGATGGCATGATATTCAATGTCTCAAGAACAGATAAGTCGTAA
- a CDS encoding aminotransferase class I/II-fold pyridoxal phosphate-dependent enzyme: MQIGGEELTLCHSTTIASLAILYMLKSNGHSTIIMESPYYYATYSQALALGFKVIRIPTYFKSQFDWRVETIQTACQVGGSVLWITQPRIALGLNQNIDRLSDVLFRLPCLTVIVDEASETRIPSWLSQLAAGLRGRRLIRFRGIGKGLGINGIRLAMIIHHQSLKAQVEDALWVCQGALDVFSLEYGTELLGNWERFRMQASTCRVHINKMYDRISRLTRGSRLQLTPISGGYAGCYVLDMSHWNGSAPSKRRYLLELCRNHRTVILLGASMGFALDHSREYARINYYLGV; encoded by the coding sequence ATGCAGATCGGCGGCGAAGAACTGACCTTGTGTCACTCTACAACTATTGCTTCGTTGGCAATTTTGTACATGCTGAAGTCCAACGGGCATTCTACGATCATTATGGAAAGTCCCTATTATTATGCCACCTATAGTCAAGCTCTCGCTCTTGGATTCAAAGTGATTAGGATTCCGACTTACTTCAAGTCGCAATTCGACTGGAGAGTCGAGACCATCCAAACGGCCTGCCAGGTCGGCGGCTCTGTTCTGTGGATTACTCAGCCTCGAATTGCTCTCGGGCTGAATCAGAATATAGATAGATTGTCAGATGTACTTTTCCGCCTTCCGTGCTTGACTGTTATTGTAGATGAAGCAAGCGAGACTCGCATACCATCCTGGCTTTCTCAATTAGCTGCTGGACTTCGCGGAAGACGTCTGATCCGCTTTAGGGGAATAGGCAAGGGACTTGGAATTAATGGAATAAGACTGGCGATGATTATTCACCATCAATCACTTAAGGCTCAGGTAGAGGATGCACTCTGGGTGTGTCAAGGAGCATTAGATGTCTTCAGTCTAGAATATGGCACAGAGTTGCTTGGAAACTGGGAAAGATTTCGAATGCAAGCATCAACCTGTCGAGTTCACATTAACAAAATGTACGACAGAATATCGAGATTAACGCGTGGGAGTCGACTACAATTGACACCGATCTCGGGTGGATACGCGGGTTGTTATGTGCTAGACATGTCGCATTGGAATGGATCTGCACCAAGTAAGAGACGCTATTTGCTTGAACTGTGTCGAAACCATAGGACAGTCATACTTTTGGGCGCATCTATGGGTTTTGCCCTAGATCATAGCCGGGAATACGCCCGAATAAACTATTATCTGGGGGTATGA
- a CDS encoding AAA family ATPase, whose product MLCQQVLNGEAKDRLKRFWEFIQKDVATTVRTNEESFAEAVKGFSAVSGYLDRIDQSLMEELDELNKGIGDTIRTNVASCRHRFETIGAALKDDNWNAVTVLSVDASGELNQLETNCTENLKRCEANTNASERERVEKELKDYEFRELAFNNRLTLKGHLRNVQTRARLNSCLKATDTTSITRKGNQLMEDALTGELRKALHTECENLGASGIPLQLKKSGSYGSTLHQVGLKDAQVTPSGVLSEGEQRIVAIASFFAELGTSDHSCGIVFDDPVCSLDHRYRSKVAARMAHEGAKRQVIVFTHDLLFLSRLMEACEHGKVEYLVESVRRVGNRCGVCDESIPWDGMKTSKRIGALKNTHQALKALYDKGDHDEYDRLARNCYDNLRKGWERAVEEVLLGGCIQRFAPEVQTQRLKYITVTSEDCEAVDKGMTKCSAWISGHDHAAADNSPVPEPVELLSDILELEAFVVMIRKRQENKPSAIAQQKPDLTYVTKSSVTKKSVGPN is encoded by the coding sequence GTGCTCTGTCAGCAAGTTCTAAACGGTGAGGCTAAGGATCGCTTGAAGCGGTTCTGGGAGTTTATTCAGAAGGACGTGGCAACTACGGTTCGGACCAATGAGGAATCCTTTGCTGAAGCGGTTAAGGGGTTCTCAGCTGTTTCTGGATACCTTGACAGGATCGATCAGTCATTGATGGAAGAGCTTGACGAACTAAATAAGGGGATTGGCGATACTATTCGTACGAACGTCGCGTCGTGCCGTCACCGTTTCGAGACAATCGGCGCTGCGCTCAAGGATGATAATTGGAATGCCGTGACTGTATTGTCAGTAGACGCTTCTGGAGAATTGAATCAATTGGAGACAAACTGTACCGAGAACTTGAAGCGTTGTGAGGCAAATACTAATGCGAGCGAGCGCGAAAGAGTAGAGAAGGAACTCAAAGACTATGAGTTCAGGGAGCTCGCCTTCAATAATCGACTTACTCTTAAAGGACATCTTCGCAATGTGCAAACCAGAGCTAGGCTGAACTCGTGCCTAAAGGCGACTGATACGACGAGTATCACCAGAAAGGGAAATCAGCTTATGGAGGATGCTCTAACCGGTGAGTTGCGTAAAGCACTTCATACTGAATGTGAAAATCTTGGAGCTAGTGGGATTCCTTTGCAGCTTAAGAAGAGTGGTAGTTACGGAAGCACGCTTCACCAAGTTGGCTTGAAGGATGCACAAGTGACACCTTCAGGCGTGTTGTCCGAAGGGGAACAGCGCATCGTAGCGATTGCTTCGTTCTTTGCCGAACTTGGAACGTCAGACCACAGTTGCGGTATTGTCTTCGATGATCCAGTCTGTTCCCTTGACCACCGTTATCGTAGTAAGGTGGCTGCTCGAATGGCCCATGAAGGAGCGAAAAGACAAGTAATTGTCTTTACCCATGACCTGCTATTCCTATCAAGGCTGATGGAAGCGTGTGAGCATGGAAAGGTAGAGTACTTGGTTGAATCGGTCCGACGGGTTGGAAATCGATGTGGTGTTTGCGACGAGTCGATTCCTTGGGATGGCATGAAAACTAGCAAGCGTATAGGAGCGTTAAAGAACACGCACCAAGCGCTGAAGGCTCTCTATGACAAGGGTGACCATGACGAATACGATCGTCTTGCTCGGAACTGCTATGACAACCTAAGGAAGGGATGGGAGCGGGCAGTGGAGGAAGTGCTTCTTGGAGGCTGTATCCAGCGGTTCGCTCCAGAAGTGCAGACGCAAAGGCTGAAATATATAACAGTGACTAGCGAAGACTGTGAAGCAGTTGATAAAGGCATGACTAAGTGTTCCGCCTGGATATCGGGACACGACCATGCGGCTGCGGACAATAGCCCCGTTCCAGAACCCGTTGAACTTCTATCCGACATTCTTGAGCTCGAAGCATTTGTGGTCATGATTCGCAAACGTCAGGAGAATAAGCCGTCCGCGATTGCACAACAGAAACCAGACCTAACTTACGTTACAAAGTCGTCGGTGACAAAAAAGTCCGTTGGCCCTAACTGA
- a CDS encoding TVP38/TMEM64 family protein, with product MDTIGIALFGWLPGFLYAQTGQMIGAFGAFLLSRRFGGRVLALIRIPHWALRWRQMLDRLDSLAEWTRFRLYTNLAFDIVSYLSGLTSVSWKRYLIATLLGNAPIMFVTYYLGGKGYQIGGFLGLIGVVLLTVGISKLVLSLLWRRYFESD from the coding sequence TTGGACACCATTGGAATTGCTTTATTTGGTTGGCTTCCAGGTTTCTTATATGCTCAAACTGGTCAAATGATTGGAGCATTCGGTGCATTCCTTCTCTCTCGGCGATTTGGGGGCCGGGTGCTTGCCTTAATTCGAATCCCACACTGGGCACTACGATGGCGGCAGATGTTGGACAGATTGGATTCACTTGCTGAATGGACGCGCTTCAGGCTGTACACAAACTTGGCATTTGACATTGTGAGCTATCTATCGGGACTTACTAGCGTGTCGTGGAAGAGATACTTGATAGCAACGCTATTGGGCAACGCCCCGATAATGTTTGTCACTTATTATCTCGGTGGTAAAGGATATCAGATCGGTGGCTTTCTGGGCCTGATTGGAGTCGTGCTGCTAACTGTGGGGATATCCAAATTGGTTCTATCTCTGTTGTGGCGCAGGTACTTTGAAAGTGATTAG
- a CDS encoding DUF2188 domain-containing protein yields the protein MGKNVHVVPQNNQWAVKQEGSKAPVSTHRTQHAAEDAGRNLARHNQSELITHRPNGQIRSKDSFGPDPNPPKDKEH from the coding sequence ATGGGTAAGAATGTGCATGTAGTTCCTCAAAACAATCAGTGGGCGGTCAAACAAGAGGGCTCAAAGGCTCCTGTGAGCACGCATCGCACTCAACACGCGGCGGAAGATGCGGGCCGTAACTTGGCTAGGCACAACCAGTCTGAGTTGATTACTCATCGGCCCAATGGCCAAATCCGGAGCAAAGACAGCTTTGGTCCGGATCCTAATCCACCTAAAGATAAAGAGCACTAA
- a CDS encoding ImmA/IrrE family metallo-endopeptidase → MTNRLQSTSKLAISNLHTEAKRAAQEIVDRLYITKPDQLDLVAIAATLGVYSREDILVGSEARIQIGRKSALVTIKSDIAEEGKKRFGLAHELGHYVLHRDKAQSRRCTEEDFLTWYRSTSDEPQANVFAAELLMPQKLFHPACSACRLNFESIAALSETFKTSLTATAIRYVELSSQPCALVSSRSGKIAWSCSSDSFHHVIISFGTNCESSSYAGEYFSDGIRPTGKPRSVPPIVWLETPDLVRGYRLYEDAICMPRYECVLTLLWIAR, encoded by the coding sequence TTGACGAACCGCCTGCAATCGACAAGTAAATTGGCAATATCAAATTTACATACCGAAGCCAAGCGTGCTGCACAAGAAATTGTTGATCGCCTGTATATCACGAAACCAGACCAACTGGATTTGGTCGCAATTGCCGCTACCTTAGGGGTTTATTCTCGCGAGGATATACTGGTCGGCTCAGAGGCCCGCATACAAATCGGCAGAAAGTCTGCCCTTGTTACGATTAAGTCGGATATCGCAGAGGAAGGGAAAAAACGGTTTGGCCTAGCGCATGAGCTTGGCCATTATGTACTGCATCGAGATAAGGCGCAAAGCCGTCGCTGTACAGAGGAGGACTTCCTTACCTGGTATCGGTCTACATCTGATGAGCCACAAGCCAATGTTTTTGCTGCTGAACTGCTCATGCCCCAGAAGTTGTTTCACCCGGCTTGCTCAGCCTGTCGGCTCAATTTTGAATCGATTGCTGCCTTATCCGAGACGTTTAAGACCAGCCTCACAGCCACTGCGATCCGCTATGTTGAGCTTAGCAGTCAGCCGTGTGCACTTGTGTCGAGTCGAAGTGGAAAGATTGCTTGGTCCTGCTCCAGCGATTCATTCCACCATGTGATTATTTCTTTCGGTACAAACTGCGAATCGAGTTCCTATGCTGGCGAATATTTTTCCGACGGAATCAGGCCCACAGGAAAGCCACGTTCGGTTCCGCCAATCGTATGGCTTGAGACCCCAGATCTGGTACGAGGATACAGGCTGTATGAAGATGCGATTTGCATGCCTCGGTACGAATGCGTACTGACGCTATTGTGGATCGCACGTTAA
- the lexA gene encoding repressor LexA, which translates to MSTFGKLHPTQEKLLKALADLAESRPSLRVLAKEIGILSPNTIAHHLRQLEKKGYIIPSEDGQIRIDKNPVRDVIYLPLYGNAACGTEDFYADENIEERIPLPARTLRIGSDYFLVRARGDSMEPKIHNRDLLIVQQLQTPEDGQVVVAALDDGVYAKKFLRAHENILLVSFNQNYNPITVGSQQEFRLMGIVRGVLRQSLQ; encoded by the coding sequence ATGAGTACATTCGGAAAGTTGCACCCAACTCAGGAAAAACTGCTCAAGGCCCTGGCTGACTTGGCGGAGTCAAGGCCGTCGCTGAGAGTATTGGCGAAGGAAATTGGGATATTATCTCCAAATACAATAGCCCACCACCTCAGACAACTTGAGAAGAAGGGTTACATTATACCCAGCGAAGACGGGCAAATCCGAATCGACAAGAATCCAGTTCGAGATGTCATATATCTGCCGCTCTACGGCAACGCTGCATGTGGAACGGAAGACTTCTATGCAGATGAGAACATCGAAGAACGCATCCCGCTCCCGGCACGGACGCTCAGGATTGGATCGGACTATTTCTTGGTTCGGGCACGCGGTGATTCAATGGAGCCGAAGATTCATAATCGCGATCTTCTAATCGTACAGCAGTTGCAGACCCCGGAGGATGGGCAGGTTGTTGTCGCCGCGCTGGACGACGGTGTCTATGCGAAGAAGTTTCTAAGAGCTCATGAAAACATTTTGCTAGTATCGTTTAATCAGAACTATAATCCTATAACAGTAGGTTCGCAGCAGGAATTCCGGCTAATGGGTATCGTTCGGGGGGTGCTGAGGCAATCACTTCAGTGA